The Puntigrus tetrazona isolate hp1 chromosome 19, ASM1883169v1, whole genome shotgun sequence genome has a segment encoding these proteins:
- the srd5a1 gene encoding 3-oxo-5-alpha-steroid 4-dehydrogenase 1 — MDAVLGTLFSSEEQEVYVLDCLSYLMMVMAFITFVTLLFEHVPYGRYASSRYGFPVNVKFAWFVQELPALVVPLSLVLWGPCAKIMHLPNQLLLLMFVFHYLQRSLIYPVFIRGGKSTPFISFVLAFVFCIYNGYLQARYLSHYADYPPGWATHPCFIIGSCIWLLGCIINIHSDHILRNLRKPGETGYKIPRGGMFEYVSGANFFGEIVEWTGFALAGHSVHSAAFALFTLIVLSSRGMAHHKWYLAKFEDYPKSRKALIPFVL, encoded by the exons ATGGACGCTGTTCTAGGGACGTTATTCTCCTCGGAGGAGCAAGAAGTGTACGTTTTGGATTGTTTATCGTACTTGATGATGGTTATGGCATTCATAACTTTCGTGACTTTGCTCTTTGAGCACGTGCCCTATGGCAGATATGCATCCAGCAGGTATGGGTTCCCCGTGAATGTTAAATTCGCCTGGTTCGTTCAAGAGCTGCCGGCTTTGGTGGTGCCTTTGAGTTTGGTCCTCTGGGGTCCATGTGCAAAGATAATGCACCTGCCCAACCAGCTACTTCTACTCATGTTCGTTTTCCATTATTTGCaaag GTCCCTCATCTACCCGGTTTTTATTCGAGGAGGGAAATCCACACCATTCATCTCATTTGTCTTGGCCTTCGTCTTCTGCATTTATAATGGGTACCTGCAGGCAAGATACCTGAGTCATTATGCAGATTACCCACCTGGCTGGGCTACACATCCCTGTTTCATCATAG GGTCTTGCATTTGGTTGCTGGGATGcatcattaatattcattctgACCATATTCTCAGGAACCTCCGTAAGCCTGGAGAGACGGGCTATAAGATACCTAGAG GGGGCATGTTTGAGTACGTCTCGGGAGCAAACTTCTTTGGGGAGATTGTGGAATGGACTGGGTTTGCTCTGGCCGGTCACTCGGTCCATAGTGCAGCTTTTGCTCTCTTCACTCTCATTGTGCTGTCCAGCAGAGGAATGGCCCACCACAA GTGGTATCTCGCAAAGTTTGAAGACTATCCTAAATCAAGAAAAGCTTTAATACCGTTTGTGCTCTGA